Proteins encoded together in one Telopea speciosissima isolate NSW1024214 ecotype Mountain lineage chromosome 4, Tspe_v1, whole genome shotgun sequence window:
- the LOC122660480 gene encoding thioredoxin-like 4, chloroplastic produces the protein MQGQSLLYPRSSFKYSKIPDGQLDHGAVCVVPSLLHGRTHFGGCLVRSKIPSIMKSMNLDTHKTNSTFQPADFKGVPDENEGEVSDEDDELCPVECVREFKTDEEFFKFLEKGKETGSLVVVDFYRTACGSCKYIEQGFSKLCKGSGVHEAPIIFLKHNVIDEYDEQSEVAERLRIKVVPLFHFYQNGVLLEAFPTRDKERIVAAILKYTSLGLQDF, from the exons ATGCAAGGGCAGAGCCTTTTGTATCCTAGGTCATCTTTCAAGTATTCAAAAATCCCAGATGGACAACTTGATCATGGTGCTGTATGTGTAGTTCCCAGCTTGCTTCATGGGAGGACACATTTTGGAGGTTGTCTAGTAAGGTCAAAAATACCTTCTATCATGAAGAGTATGAATCTAGACACTCACAAAACAAATAGCACCTTTCAACCTGCAGACTTCAAAGGTGTGCCAGATGAAAATGAAGGAGAGGTATCTGATGAAGACGATGAGCTTTGCCCTGTGGAATGTGTGAGAGAATTTAAGACCGACGAAGAATTCTTCAAATTTCTGGAGAAGGGCAAGGAAACTGGTTCTTTAGTTGTGGTAGATTTTTATCGCACTGCCTGTGGAAGCTGCAAGTATATAGagcagggtttttcaaaactgTGCAAAGGATCTGGTGTTCATGAAGCTCCAATTATCTTCTTAAAGCATAAT GTTATTGATGAGTATGATGAGCAGTCAGAGGTGGCTGAACGGCTAAGGATCAAG GTTGTGCCCCTCTTCCACTTCTACCAGAATGGTGTGTTACTGGAGGCATTCCCGACCAGAGACAAGGAAAGGATTGTAGCTGCTATTCTTAAATACACATCTCTTGGTCTTCAAGACTTTTAG
- the LOC122657352 gene encoding abscisic acid 8'-hydroxylase 4, with the protein MDMGGILVYVLLFLPTLLSYIFLRRTHKRKPQQRAKLPPGSMGWPYIGETLQLYSKDPNVFFAAKQKSYGEIFKTHILGCPCVMLASPEAARFVLVTEAHLFKPTYPKSKEQMIGPSALFFHQGNYHTRIRKLVQGSLAPDSIRKLIPNIEAVTVSTLESWAGGHVVNTYNEMKKFSFDVGILAIFGSLDAYHREELKKNYCIVDKGYNSFPTNIPGTPYHNAVLARKRLSQILSEIISERREMRVVEKDILGCLMNSKDEKGNILTEDQIADNIIGVLFAAKDTTASVLTWILKYFHDDPKLLEAVKAEQKAIYESNDEGKQPLTWAQTRKMVLTQRVILESLRMASIISFTFREAVVDVEYKGYLIPKGWKVMPLFRNIHHDPGLFPDPHKFDPSRFEVAPKPNTFMPFGNGAHACPGNELAKLEMLILIHHLVTKFRWEVVGPQSGIQYGPFPVPQHGLPARFWKESGKQTQHGCA; encoded by the exons ATGGATATGGGTGGAATTCTTGTatatgttcttctctttcttcctacTCTTCTTTCATATATCTTCTTGAGAAGAACTCACAAGAGGAAACCTCAGCAAAGAGCTAAACTACCTCCAGGTTCAATGGGGTGGCCTTATATAGGAGAAACTCTTCAACTCTACTCCAAGGACCCAAATGTCTTCTTTGCAGCTAAGCAGAAAag TTATGGAGAGATATTCAAGACCCACATACTTGGTTGCCCTTGTGTTATGCTGGCAAGCCCTGAAGCTGCTCGTTTTGTGTTGGTTACTGAAGCTCACTTGTTCAAGCCTACGTACCCAAAGAGTAAGGAGCAAATGATCGGCCCATCTGCTCTGTTTTTCCACCAAGGAAACTACCACACTAGAATTAGAAAGCTGGTTCAGGGTTCACTTGCTCCTGATTCTATCAGAAAACTCATCCCCAACATTGAAGCTGTTACAGTCTCAACATTGGAGTCATGGGCTGGTGGTCATGTTGTCAACACCTAtaatgaaatgaagaag TTCTCTTTTGACGTTGGAATTCTTGCTATCTTCGGCAGCTTGGATGCTTATCACAGAGAAGAGCTCAAGAAAAACTACTGCATAGTAGATAAAGGCTACAACTCCTTCCCCACAAACATACCAGGAACTCCATACCACAACGCGGTCTTG GCAAGGAAAAGGCTCAGTCAGATTCTTAGTGAGATTATTTCTGAGAGGAGGGAGATGAGAGTTGTTGAGAAGGATATCTTGGGTTGTCTTATGAACTCCAAAGATGAAAAGGGAAATATTTTAACAGAAGATCAAATTGCGGATAACATCATCGGAGTATTGTTTGCAGCTAAAGACACAACAGCAAGTGTTCTTACTTGGATTCTAAAATACTTCCATGATGACCCGAAACTTCTAGAAGCTGTTAAG GCTGAACAGAAAGCGATATACGAATCTAATGACGAAGGAAAACAACCCTTGACATGGGCTCAGACTAGAAAAATGGTACTTACTCAAAGG GTTATATTAGAAAGTTTGAGGATGGCAAGCATCATATCCTTTACATTTAGAGAAGCAGTGGTTGATGTGGAATACAAGG GGTATCTTATTCCAAAAGGCTGGAAGGTGATGCCTTTGTTTAGAAACATTCACCATGATCCAGGACTCTTCCCTGATCCTCACAAGTTTGATCCTTCAAGATTCGAG GTTGCACCAAAACCCAATACATTTATGCCATTTGGTAATGGAGCACATGCATGTCCTGGAAATGAACTTGCCAAGCTGGAGATGCTTATTTTGATCCATCATCTAGTCACCAAGTTCAG GTGGGAAGTGGTAGGACCCCAAAGTGGGATTCAGTATGGCCCATTCCCAGTCCCTCAGCATGGACTCCCAGCCAGGTTTTGGAAAGAATCCGGCAAGCAAACACAACATGGGTGTGCATGA